The following coding sequences lie in one Corticium candelabrum chromosome 10, ooCorCand1.1, whole genome shotgun sequence genomic window:
- the LOC134185673 gene encoding ER degradation-enhancing alpha-mannosidase-like protein 3 isoform X2, giving the protein MEFAALSRLTNKPVYEKIAHRAMESIWQHRNKVSNLVGNVINVNTGRWVRQDAGVGAGIDSYYEYCLKSYILLGDVSYWDRFQKHYGGIMRYIKQGAALVDVYLGNPHQRAKHFMDALLAFWPGLQVLTGDVEHAVSTHHMLFHVMRQHKFIPEAFTVDFRVHWAQHPLRPEFIESTYFLYKATRDSHYRKVGEEIIDSLQKYARVPCGFAAVHDIRTLAHEDRLDSFVLAETFKYLYLLYTDDHELPFDINSFLFTTEAHLLPLSLSRFQYTPEDIVKGSFNDMVDQSCVKDTAGRICDNLGSAFGGMVQVAVGLRDALSKSLQRERITKAHCRSEKPQLKERLKPEETDLGNADHINILADMGVLVKEMKDGRMQFTHDATRAASKRHSEQGILFMQELVQRVKMQQQEGTQMPVYVEILFPAEYKRSFMAGPAIFGPSLLDDSTCVIGNIKVADPPEACGSLENGQTLRGHVALIRRGSCTFIEKVINVQSVGAAAAVIVDNRPAEPGQLPFAMSSDVPSEVSIPSVFCLQTDGDLLWSYVVENEVVRVRLSGDAKERDVRS; this is encoded by the exons ATGGAGTTTGCTGCTCTTAGtcgactgacaaacaaaccagtGTATGAA AAGATTGCTCACAGGGCTATGGAGTCTATTTGGCAACATAGAAACAAAGTCAGTAATCTTGTTGGCAATGTTATTAATGTCAACACCGGGAGGTGGGTGAGGCAAG ATGCTGGTGTTGGAGCTGGAATTGATTCATATTATGAATATTGCTTGAAATCATATATCCTGCTTGGAGATGTGTCTTACTGGGATAGATTTCAAAAG CATTATGGTGGTATTATGCGCTATATCAAACAGGGTGCCGCTTTGGTGGATGTTTATCTTGGCAATCCACATCAACGAGCGAAGCACTTTATGGATGCTTTGTTAGCATTTTGGCCTGGTCTGCAAGTGCTAACAGGTGATGTAGAACATGCAGTGTCAACTCATCACATGCTTTTTCACGTAATGCGCCAGCATAAATTTATTCCAGAG GCATTTACAGTTGATTTCAGAGTTCATTGGGCTCAGCATCCACTCCGCCCTGAATTTATTGAGAGTACTTACTTCTTGTACAAA GCTACCAGAGATTCTCATTATCGTAAAGTAGGAGAAGAAATAATTGATAGCCTTCAAAAATATGCTCGAGTTCCATGTGGCTTTGCTGCTGTGCATGATATTCGTACTCTTGCACACGAGGACAG ATTGGACTCGTTTGTCTTGGCTGAGACTTTCAAGTATTTATATTTGCTGTACACAGACGACCATGAGTTaccttttgatatcaattcatttctgtttacaACGGAAGCTCACCTGCTACCTCTTTCTTTGTCACGTTTTCAATACACGCCTGAAGATATTGTTAAAG GCAGTTTCAATGACATGGTTGATCAATCATGTGTGAAGGATACAGCAGGTCGAATATGTGACAACTTGGGCAGCGCGTTTGGTGGAATGGTTCAAGTTGCTGTTGGACTGAGGGATGCGTTAAGTAAATCATTACAGAGAGAAAGAATTACCAAGGCACACTGCCGCTCTGAGAAACCTCAGTTAAAGGAACG ATTAAAACCTGAGGAGACTGATCTTGGCAATGCCGATCACATTAATATCTTAGCCGATATGGGCGTTTTGGTTAAGGAGATGAAGGATGGACGAATGCAGTTTACTCATGATGCTACTAGG GCTGCAAGCAAGAGACATAGTGAGCAAGGTATATTGTTTATGCAAGAGCTTGTTCAGAGAGTCAAGATGCAGCAACAAG AAGGCACTCAGATGCCCGTTTATGTGGAGATTTTGTTTCCTGCTGAATACAAAAGGAGTTTTATGGCTGGTCCTGCAATTTTCGGTCCATCTCTACTCGACGATTCAA CATGTGTTATTGGAAACATCAAAGTTGCAGATCCGCCCGAAGCCTGCGGCAGTCTTGAAAATGGTCAAACTCTTCGCGGTCACGTGGCTTTGATCAGACGTGGTAGTTGCACGTTTATTGAAAAG GTGATCAATGTGCAGTCTGTTGGTGCAGCGGCTGCTGtgattgttg ATAATAGACCGGCGGAGCCTGGGCAGTTGCCTTTTGCAATGAGTTCTGATGTTCCCAGTGAAGTTTCTATTCCATCAGTTTTTTGCCTTCAAACTGATGGTGATCTGTTGTGGAGTTATGTGGTTGAGAATGAAGTAGTGCGAGTTCGTTTGTCAGGGGATGCCAAAG AACGTGATGTACGTAGCTGA
- the LOC134185673 gene encoding ER degradation-enhancing alpha-mannosidase-like protein 3 isoform X1 produces MEFAALSRLTNKPVYEKIAHRAMESIWQHRNKVSNLVGNVINVNTGRWVRQDAGVGAGIDSYYEYCLKSYILLGDVSYWDRFQKHYGGIMRYIKQGAALVDVYLGNPHQRAKHFMDALLAFWPGLQVLTGDVEHAVSTHHMLFHVMRQHKFIPEAFTVDFRVHWAQHPLRPEFIESTYFLYKATRDSHYRKVGEEIIDSLQKYARVPCGFAAVHDIRTLAHEDRLDSFVLAETFKYLYLLYTDDHELPFDINSFLFTTEAHLLPLSLSRFQYTPEDIVKGSFNDMVDQSCVKDTAGRICDNLGSAFGGMVQVAVGLRDALSKSLQRERITKAHCRSEKPQLKERLKPEETDLGNADHINILADMGVLVKEMKDGRMQFTHDATRAASKRHSEQGILFMQELVQRVKMQQQEGTQMPVYVEILFPAEYKRSFMAGPAIFGPSLLDDSSLSFRSVHCFTKICILCLRVACVIGNIKVADPPEACGSLENGQTLRGHVALIRRGSCTFIEKVINVQSVGAAAAVIVDNRPAEPGQLPFAMSSDVPSEVSIPSVFCLQTDGDLLWSYVVENEVVRVRLSGDAKERDVRS; encoded by the exons ATGGAGTTTGCTGCTCTTAGtcgactgacaaacaaaccagtGTATGAA AAGATTGCTCACAGGGCTATGGAGTCTATTTGGCAACATAGAAACAAAGTCAGTAATCTTGTTGGCAATGTTATTAATGTCAACACCGGGAGGTGGGTGAGGCAAG ATGCTGGTGTTGGAGCTGGAATTGATTCATATTATGAATATTGCTTGAAATCATATATCCTGCTTGGAGATGTGTCTTACTGGGATAGATTTCAAAAG CATTATGGTGGTATTATGCGCTATATCAAACAGGGTGCCGCTTTGGTGGATGTTTATCTTGGCAATCCACATCAACGAGCGAAGCACTTTATGGATGCTTTGTTAGCATTTTGGCCTGGTCTGCAAGTGCTAACAGGTGATGTAGAACATGCAGTGTCAACTCATCACATGCTTTTTCACGTAATGCGCCAGCATAAATTTATTCCAGAG GCATTTACAGTTGATTTCAGAGTTCATTGGGCTCAGCATCCACTCCGCCCTGAATTTATTGAGAGTACTTACTTCTTGTACAAA GCTACCAGAGATTCTCATTATCGTAAAGTAGGAGAAGAAATAATTGATAGCCTTCAAAAATATGCTCGAGTTCCATGTGGCTTTGCTGCTGTGCATGATATTCGTACTCTTGCACACGAGGACAG ATTGGACTCGTTTGTCTTGGCTGAGACTTTCAAGTATTTATATTTGCTGTACACAGACGACCATGAGTTaccttttgatatcaattcatttctgtttacaACGGAAGCTCACCTGCTACCTCTTTCTTTGTCACGTTTTCAATACACGCCTGAAGATATTGTTAAAG GCAGTTTCAATGACATGGTTGATCAATCATGTGTGAAGGATACAGCAGGTCGAATATGTGACAACTTGGGCAGCGCGTTTGGTGGAATGGTTCAAGTTGCTGTTGGACTGAGGGATGCGTTAAGTAAATCATTACAGAGAGAAAGAATTACCAAGGCACACTGCCGCTCTGAGAAACCTCAGTTAAAGGAACG ATTAAAACCTGAGGAGACTGATCTTGGCAATGCCGATCACATTAATATCTTAGCCGATATGGGCGTTTTGGTTAAGGAGATGAAGGATGGACGAATGCAGTTTACTCATGATGCTACTAGG GCTGCAAGCAAGAGACATAGTGAGCAAGGTATATTGTTTATGCAAGAGCTTGTTCAGAGAGTCAAGATGCAGCAACAAG AAGGCACTCAGATGCCCGTTTATGTGGAGATTTTGTTTCCTGCTGAATACAAAAGGAGTTTTATGGCTGGTCCTGCAATTTTCGGTCCATCTCTACTCGACGATTCAAGTCTAAGTTTCAGGAGTGTGCATTGttttacaaaaatatgtattttgtgtttacgtGTAGCATGTGTTATTGGAAACATCAAAGTTGCAGATCCGCCCGAAGCCTGCGGCAGTCTTGAAAATGGTCAAACTCTTCGCGGTCACGTGGCTTTGATCAGACGTGGTAGTTGCACGTTTATTGAAAAG GTGATCAATGTGCAGTCTGTTGGTGCAGCGGCTGCTGtgattgttg ATAATAGACCGGCGGAGCCTGGGCAGTTGCCTTTTGCAATGAGTTCTGATGTTCCCAGTGAAGTTTCTATTCCATCAGTTTTTTGCCTTCAAACTGATGGTGATCTGTTGTGGAGTTATGTGGTTGAGAATGAAGTAGTGCGAGTTCGTTTGTCAGGGGATGCCAAAG AACGTGATGTACGTAGCTGA
- the LOC134185673 gene encoding ER degradation-enhancing alpha-mannosidase-like protein 3 isoform X3 — protein sequence MEFAALSRLTNKPVYEKIAHRAMESIWQHRNKVSNLVGNVINVNTGRWVRQDAGVGAGIDSYYEYCLKSYILLGDVSYWDRFQKHYGGIMRYIKQGAALVDVYLGNPHQRAKHFMDALLAFWPGLQVLTGDVEHAVSTHHMLFHVMRQHKFIPEAFTVDFRVHWAQHPLRPEFIESTYFLYKATRDSHYRKVGEEIIDSLQKYARVPCGFAAVHDIRTLAHEDRLDSFVLAETFKYLYLLYTDDHELPFDINSFLFTTEAHLLPLSLSRFQYTPEDIVKGSFNDMVDQSCVKDTAGRICDNLGSAFGGMVQVAVGLRDALSKSLQRERITKAHCRSEKPQLKERLKPEETDLGNADHINILADMGVLVKEMKDGRMQFTHDATRAASKRHSEQGILFMQELVQRVKMQQQEGTQMPVYVEILFPAEYKRSFMAGPAIFGPSLLDDSSLSFRSVHCFTKICILCLRVACVIGNIKVADPPEACGSLENGQTLRGHVALIRRGSCTFIEKVINVQSVGAAAAVIVGLLWPHFMLA from the exons ATGGAGTTTGCTGCTCTTAGtcgactgacaaacaaaccagtGTATGAA AAGATTGCTCACAGGGCTATGGAGTCTATTTGGCAACATAGAAACAAAGTCAGTAATCTTGTTGGCAATGTTATTAATGTCAACACCGGGAGGTGGGTGAGGCAAG ATGCTGGTGTTGGAGCTGGAATTGATTCATATTATGAATATTGCTTGAAATCATATATCCTGCTTGGAGATGTGTCTTACTGGGATAGATTTCAAAAG CATTATGGTGGTATTATGCGCTATATCAAACAGGGTGCCGCTTTGGTGGATGTTTATCTTGGCAATCCACATCAACGAGCGAAGCACTTTATGGATGCTTTGTTAGCATTTTGGCCTGGTCTGCAAGTGCTAACAGGTGATGTAGAACATGCAGTGTCAACTCATCACATGCTTTTTCACGTAATGCGCCAGCATAAATTTATTCCAGAG GCATTTACAGTTGATTTCAGAGTTCATTGGGCTCAGCATCCACTCCGCCCTGAATTTATTGAGAGTACTTACTTCTTGTACAAA GCTACCAGAGATTCTCATTATCGTAAAGTAGGAGAAGAAATAATTGATAGCCTTCAAAAATATGCTCGAGTTCCATGTGGCTTTGCTGCTGTGCATGATATTCGTACTCTTGCACACGAGGACAG ATTGGACTCGTTTGTCTTGGCTGAGACTTTCAAGTATTTATATTTGCTGTACACAGACGACCATGAGTTaccttttgatatcaattcatttctgtttacaACGGAAGCTCACCTGCTACCTCTTTCTTTGTCACGTTTTCAATACACGCCTGAAGATATTGTTAAAG GCAGTTTCAATGACATGGTTGATCAATCATGTGTGAAGGATACAGCAGGTCGAATATGTGACAACTTGGGCAGCGCGTTTGGTGGAATGGTTCAAGTTGCTGTTGGACTGAGGGATGCGTTAAGTAAATCATTACAGAGAGAAAGAATTACCAAGGCACACTGCCGCTCTGAGAAACCTCAGTTAAAGGAACG ATTAAAACCTGAGGAGACTGATCTTGGCAATGCCGATCACATTAATATCTTAGCCGATATGGGCGTTTTGGTTAAGGAGATGAAGGATGGACGAATGCAGTTTACTCATGATGCTACTAGG GCTGCAAGCAAGAGACATAGTGAGCAAGGTATATTGTTTATGCAAGAGCTTGTTCAGAGAGTCAAGATGCAGCAACAAG AAGGCACTCAGATGCCCGTTTATGTGGAGATTTTGTTTCCTGCTGAATACAAAAGGAGTTTTATGGCTGGTCCTGCAATTTTCGGTCCATCTCTACTCGACGATTCAAGTCTAAGTTTCAGGAGTGTGCATTGttttacaaaaatatgtattttgtgtttacgtGTAGCATGTGTTATTGGAAACATCAAAGTTGCAGATCCGCCCGAAGCCTGCGGCAGTCTTGAAAATGGTCAAACTCTTCGCGGTCACGTGGCTTTGATCAGACGTGGTAGTTGCACGTTTATTGAAAAG GTGATCAATGTGCAGTCTGTTGGTGCAGCGGCTGCTGtgattgttggtttgttgtggCCTCATTTTATGCTTGCGTGA
- the LOC134186135 gene encoding uncharacterized protein LOC134186135 translates to MAPLYVIANIILLISSFDVTQWTSRGFAEANKLLHSASAVLGKPWLPSSVLSHIKYYPEVDIIGPNRILVELGQRNVQFKCKLDFLFREGYGYIPNVKKSWFTSAINPIFRGMKIQKRTLERFDLYKKFKNNNPGHKKSFTSYITVTLPPIQVKHVTNYKCSFHFPETRKFLEQLSWTYSEGHVEIVFHDFVTKQRIIAVGFSRKALVYQKSKTEEQHSTVFSVGSDVLKYRFWCDCSKGKGEKLNFMRVAWKFHRSSGMKGKAASELPRGVVASRISFQKLSLRITALQESIEGWYHCEWRSLRAWNHPYSSPEFKLLPYDDNSCEVLGVQKKVLLCHKHATCIDARFTYYCLCNDGLTGDGKNYCDDIDECSRGLDRCDLNAQCINEFGHYTCSCEEGYKGDGWTCSLMDFTSEEIIQITYKNRTQSETTAYLKSSFLDDNVVFDWGNETITLTKGPALAGASINSLSSGIITFLVLLLMLFQA, encoded by the exons ATGGCTCCTTTATATGTTATTGCAAATATAATTTTACTAATATCTAGTTTCGATGTCACCCAATGGACTTCGAGGGGCTTTGCGgaagcaaacaaacttctgCATTCAGCTTCTGCGGTGTTAGGAAAACCATGGCTACCTTCGAGCGTTT TGTCACACATCAAATACTATCCTGAAGTGGACATTATTGGTCCTAACCGGATATTGGTGGAGCTTGGACAAAGGAACGTACAATTCAAGTGTAAATTGGATTTCCTATTTCGCGAAGGCTATGGCTACATCCCAAATGTGAAGAAGTCGTGGTTTACGTCTGCCATTAATCCGATCTTCAGAGGCATGAAAATTCAAAAACGTACTTTGGAGCGGTTTGATTTATACAAGAagttcaaaaacaacaatccAGGACACAAAAAATCGTTTACGTCTTATATAACTGTGACGTTACCACCTATTCAGGTAAAACACGTCACAAATTATAAGTGCTCATTTCACTTTCCTGAGACGAGAAAATTCTTGGAACAACTCA GCTGGACTTATTCAGAAGGTCATGTTGAAATTGTTTTTCACG ATTTCGTAACCAAGCAAAGAATAATCGCTGTTGGGTTTAGCAGGAAAGCTTTAGTTTACCAAAAATCAAAGACAGAAGAACAACATTCGACAGTATTTTCCGTAGGTTCGGATGTACTAAAATATCGATTTTGGTGTGACTGCAGTAAAGGCAAGGGAGAGAAGCTAAATTTTATGCGAGTTGCTTGGAAATTTCATCGCTCATCTGGCATGAAAGGAAAAGCAGCAAGTGAACTACCAAGAGGAGTAGTTGCAAGCAGGATTAGCTTTCAGAAGCTGAGTCTTCGCATTACTGCCTTACAGGAAAGCATAGAAGGATGGTATCATTGTGAATGGAGAAGTCTTCGAGCATGGAACCATCCTTACTCGTCACCTGAATTCAAACTCCTTCCATACG ACGACAACTCTTGTGAAGTGCTCGGTGTACAGAAGAAAGTTTTGTTGTGCCACAAACATGCAACTTGCATTGATGCGCGTTTCACGTATTACTGTTTGTGCAATGACG GTTTAACAGGAGATGGCAAGAACTACTGCGACG ATATTGACGAGTGCAGCCGAGGCCTTGACAGGTGTGATCTAAATGCTCAATGCATAAACGAATTTGGACATTACACTTGTTCATGTGAAGAAG GATACAAAGGTGATGGATGGACTTGTTCTTTGATGGACTTTACGTCAGAGgaaataatacaaattactTACAAAAACAGAACACAAAGTGAAACCACCGCTTATCTCAAGAGTTCTTTTCTTGATGATAATGTTGTTTTTGATTGGGGAAATGAGACTATTACACTAACAAAAGGACCAGCTTTGGCTGGAGCTTCGATAAACAGTCTAAGTAGCG gcatCATAACTTTCCTGGTCTTGTTGCTGATGCTTTTTCAAGCATGA